In Deinococcus sp. QL22, the following are encoded in one genomic region:
- a CDS encoding class I SAM-dependent methyltransferase produces the protein MSLPRHLKETLNSAAHSGPSLSVAQRSNLWPITALGYAWWRARSLTLLGGQAFGLAREAKLFRSLCRPQPGQSWLDAGTSTGFYAGVLAQVGCRVLAADLSAPMLAEAQRREPSDQIDWAMLNLELSGLPSESFDGVTVGATLNETNDPARFLQELSRLTRPGGQLWLMYLPRTAGPLQTLLSKAALGGLSFHDPAWVARQLPGCQRTHLLHVGAVVFERYEKAGAAGLG, from the coding sequence ATGAGTCTGCCGCGTCACCTCAAAGAAACCCTGAACTCTGCCGCACACTCCGGCCCCAGCCTAAGTGTGGCCCAGCGCAGCAATCTCTGGCCTATCACGGCGCTGGGCTATGCGTGGTGGCGGGCGCGTTCACTCACCCTCTTGGGGGGGCAGGCCTTCGGGTTGGCGCGGGAAGCCAAGCTTTTTAGGAGCCTGTGCCGCCCCCAACCCGGCCAAAGTTGGCTAGATGCAGGCACCAGCACCGGCTTTTATGCGGGCGTATTGGCGCAGGTGGGCTGCCGCGTGCTGGCCGCCGACCTGAGCGCCCCCATGCTGGCAGAGGCGCAGCGGCGCGAACCCAGCGACCAAATTGACTGGGCCATGCTGAATCTGGAACTCAGCGGCCTGCCCAGCGAATCGTTTGACGGAGTGACTGTAGGGGCAACCCTGAACGAAACCAACGATCCCGCCCGCTTTTTGCAGGAACTCTCACGCCTGACCCGCCCCGGTGGGCAACTGTGGTTGATGTACCTTCCGCGCACGGCTGGCCCACTGCAAACGCTGCTGAGTAAGGCGGCGTTGGGCGGTTTGTCTTTTCATGATCCAGCGTGGGTGGCGCGGCAATTGCCCGGTTGCCAGCGCACCCACTTGCTCCACGTCGGCGCAGTCGTATTCGAGCGCTACGAAAAGGCGGGGGCAGCAGGCCTCGGCTGA
- a CDS encoding phage holin family protein — MEERKSMGGAIVDVFDAAVTLVKSEISGIARRVGDVAKAKGIGVVLLLAASGPLILGLVFLILAVYFGLVRLGLGWWSAALLIALFSFALTGGLIFLGIKRLGAEVKTDDAAGRRSGPMTEDEMLEARYQAEQKALKDGQKTEARVTGAPVTQTAGTTGGYKVADTGSKPATYVPGGKSIETPAATQTHSTPKNEPGRSNTTGGVDMTRDPDLHTAGETRVISESEGRATVRVEGGTTTIPVFESKPDGEAQVYGSGLNKKIDGSDTHEDSSGHGNADHSADHGGGHGHGGHAHDPNIQHPVVLKDAPGIKVSTTPTYRDEMDKDSLNVNKKES; from the coding sequence ATGGAAGAACGCAAGAGTATGGGGGGCGCCATCGTCGACGTGTTCGACGCTGCCGTCACTCTCGTGAAGTCGGAAATCAGCGGCATCGCCCGCCGGGTCGGGGACGTTGCCAAAGCCAAAGGCATCGGCGTCGTGCTGCTGCTGGCTGCATCAGGCCCCCTCATTTTGGGTCTGGTATTCCTCATTCTGGCCGTGTATTTCGGTCTGGTTCGCCTCGGCCTCGGTTGGTGGTCGGCAGCCCTGCTGATCGCGCTGTTCAGCTTCGCGCTCACGGGTGGGCTGATCTTTCTGGGGATCAAACGCCTCGGCGCAGAAGTCAAGACCGACGACGCAGCTGGCCGTCGCAGCGGCCCCATGACCGAAGACGAGATGCTGGAAGCCCGTTATCAGGCCGAGCAGAAGGCGCTGAAAGACGGCCAGAAAACTGAAGCGCGGGTCACGGGTGCGCCCGTAACGCAAACGGCTGGTACGACAGGCGGATACAAGGTAGCCGATACGGGTTCCAAACCTGCCACCTACGTGCCCGGCGGCAAAAGCATAGAAACTCCCGCTGCCACCCAGACCCACAGCACTCCCAAAAACGAACCGGGCCGCAGCAATACTACCGGCGGCGTGGACATGACCCGTGACCCCGATCTGCACACCGCCGGAGAAACCCGCGTGATCTCCGAGAGCGAGGGCCGGGCTACGGTGCGGGTGGAGGGCGGCACCACCACCATCCCCGTCTTTGAGAGCAAGCCCGACGGTGAGGCGCAGGTGTACGGCAGCGGTCTGAACAAAAAGATCGACGGCAGCGATACCCACGAAGACAGCAGCGGTCACGGCAACGCTGACCACAGCGCCGATCATGGCGGCGGGCACGGACACGGCGGTCATGCCCACGACCCCAACATCCAGCACCCGGTGGTCTTGAAAGATGCGCCCGGCATCAAGGTCAGCACCACGCCTACCTACCGCGATGAGATGGACAAAGACAGTCTCAATGTCAATAAAAAGGAGAGCTGA
- the trxB gene encoding thioredoxin-disulfide reductase, whose amino-acid sequence MTSAQNPIQDLDVVIVGGGPAGLTAAIYTGRANLSTLILEKGLPGGQIAQTEEVENYPGFPDPIPGMELAERMVKQAEKFGARIEMDEVESIESTPQHHPYMFTVRGYSGTYRAKSVILSTGANPKRLNVPGEEAYWGRGVSTCATCDGFFYRGKKVVVVGGGDAAVEEGLFLTKFADEVTLIHRRDTLRANKVAQARALANPKMKFIWDTAVEEIQGDGSVSNVRLKNLKTGAVSDFATDGVFIFIGHIPNTDFVKGTVKLRDDGYVDVTDEIYTSVPMLFAAGDVSDHVYRQLATSVGAGTRAAMSAERALAALELETVTAAD is encoded by the coding sequence ATGACCAGTGCCCAAAACCCTATCCAAGACCTTGACGTGGTGATCGTGGGGGGCGGCCCCGCCGGATTGACCGCCGCCATCTATACGGGCCGCGCCAACCTGTCCACCCTCATTCTGGAAAAGGGCTTGCCGGGCGGCCAAATTGCCCAGACCGAGGAAGTCGAAAACTACCCCGGTTTCCCCGATCCGATTCCCGGGATGGAACTGGCCGAGCGCATGGTGAAGCAGGCCGAAAAGTTCGGCGCACGCATTGAAATGGATGAGGTGGAATCCATCGAATCCACGCCCCAGCACCATCCGTATATGTTTACGGTGCGCGGCTACAGCGGCACCTACCGCGCCAAAAGCGTGATCCTGAGTACCGGGGCCAACCCCAAGCGCCTGAACGTGCCTGGTGAGGAAGCCTACTGGGGCCGGGGCGTCAGCACCTGTGCCACCTGCGACGGCTTCTTTTACCGCGGCAAAAAGGTGGTCGTGGTGGGTGGCGGCGACGCCGCCGTGGAAGAGGGTCTGTTCCTGACCAAGTTTGCCGATGAAGTCACCCTGATTCACCGCCGCGACACCCTGCGGGCCAACAAAGTCGCGCAGGCCCGCGCCCTGGCCAACCCCAAAATGAAGTTCATCTGGGACACTGCCGTCGAAGAAATTCAGGGCGACGGTAGCGTCAGCAATGTGCGCCTGAAGAACCTGAAGACCGGAGCCGTCAGCGACTTTGCCACCGACGGCGTCTTCATCTTTATCGGCCACATTCCCAACACCGACTTCGTGAAGGGTACGGTCAAACTGCGCGACGACGGCTACGTGGACGTGACCGACGAGATCTACACCAGCGTCCCGATGTTGTTTGCAGCAGGTGACGTGAGTGACCATGTGTACCGCCAGTTGGCGACCAGTGTCGGCGCAGGCACACGCGCCGCCATGAGCGCCGAACGCGCCCTGGCCGCATTGGAACTGGAAACGGTGACAGCTGCCGACTGA
- a CDS encoding M12 family metallopeptidase, with translation MRSLLPAALSLSLLLAACSTAPQGTPEAVTTSGGTVAAAAPDTRPATLILEDGTRQQVTGMVRDGYLLLEDDIILADLNDLTPLGTYVIDTRLRWTARTIPYTFASNVPQAIRDRVAQAAATIGSTTNMIVKPRTTQSNYVQITYNTGTSCASGLGMTGGRQTITLADRCTTGSIIHEFGHTLGLFHEQTRPDRDQFVQIQWNNIPADWQSQYQIRSGSKGYGAYDFDSIMHYPATFDGKLAIKPLDASIDLNRMGQRNGYSPTDKANINFMYPR, from the coding sequence ATGCGTTCACTTCTGCCTGCTGCGCTGTCCCTGTCCCTACTGCTCGCCGCCTGCTCTACGGCTCCTCAAGGCACCCCGGAGGCCGTAACCACATCAGGCGGCACTGTGGCTGCCGCTGCCCCCGATACCCGGCCCGCCACCCTGATCCTGGAAGACGGCACGCGCCAGCAGGTGACCGGGATGGTCAGAGACGGCTATCTGCTGCTGGAAGACGACATCATTCTGGCCGACCTGAACGACCTGACGCCGCTGGGAACGTATGTGATCGATACCCGCCTGCGCTGGACGGCCCGCACCATTCCGTATACCTTTGCCAGCAACGTCCCGCAGGCCATTCGTGACCGTGTGGCGCAGGCTGCCGCCACCATCGGCAGCACCACCAACATGATCGTGAAGCCGCGCACCACCCAGAGCAACTACGTGCAGATCACCTATAACACGGGCACCAGCTGCGCCAGCGGCCTCGGCATGACGGGCGGGCGGCAGACCATTACGCTGGCCGACCGCTGCACTACAGGTTCAATCATCCACGAATTTGGGCACACGCTGGGCCTGTTCCATGAGCAGACCCGCCCTGACCGCGACCAGTTCGTGCAAATCCAGTGGAACAATATTCCCGCCGACTGGCAATCTCAGTACCAGATTCGCAGCGGCAGCAAGGGCTACGGCGCATACGACTTCGATTCGATCATGCACTACCCCGCCACCTTCGACGGCAAACTGGCGATCAAGCCGCTGGACGCCTCCATCGACCTCAACCGCATGGGCCAGCGCAACGGCTACAGCCCCACCGACAAGGCCAATATCAACTTCATGTACCCCCGCTAA
- a CDS encoding phytoene/squalene synthase family protein has product MTINATPQPPAQTCLADAVAHCRDVTRLHSKTFYLGSRFFPAQERAAVWAVYAACRDGDDIADELTGYDAVTQLDGWWARMQVAFAGLPDPQPDGTHPIDTALSWAAQTYPIPLSAFGELHEGLRMDLNGHSYQTMDDLTLYCRRVAGVVGFMIAPISGYSGGERTLQYALMLGQAMQLTNILRDVGEDLERGRVYLPADLMAEYGVSRADLQRGIVTPEYRALMRHLSGLARDWYRQGRTGIPMLHGSARLAVQTAARAYEGILDDLERADFDNFRRRAYVSGPRKLLMLPQAWWELRGFMARA; this is encoded by the coding sequence GTGACGATCAACGCCACCCCCCAGCCACCTGCCCAGACGTGCCTTGCCGACGCCGTGGCGCACTGCCGGGACGTGACGCGCCTGCACAGCAAAACCTTCTATCTGGGTTCACGCTTCTTTCCGGCACAGGAGCGGGCGGCGGTGTGGGCTGTGTACGCTGCCTGCCGCGACGGAGACGACATTGCCGACGAACTGACGGGCTATGACGCCGTGACCCAGCTGGACGGCTGGTGGGCGCGGATGCAGGTTGCTTTTGCTGGTTTACCTGACCCACAGCCAGACGGCACGCACCCTATAGACACAGCGCTGTCTTGGGCAGCCCAGACCTACCCGATTCCGCTCTCGGCCTTTGGGGAACTGCATGAAGGCCTAAGAATGGACTTGAACGGCCACAGCTACCAGACCATGGACGACCTGACCTTATATTGCCGCCGGGTGGCAGGCGTCGTGGGTTTTATGATCGCGCCCATCAGCGGCTATAGCGGCGGCGAGCGCACCTTGCAGTACGCACTGATGCTGGGGCAGGCCATGCAACTGACCAATATTCTGCGCGACGTGGGCGAAGACCTGGAGCGCGGGCGCGTGTACCTGCCCGCCGACCTGATGGCCGAATACGGCGTGTCGAGGGCCGATTTGCAGCGCGGAATAGTCACCCCCGAATACCGCGCCCTGATGCGCCACCTGTCGGGTTTGGCCCGCGACTGGTACAGGCAGGGCCGCACCGGAATTCCCATGCTGCACGGCAGCGCCCGCCTCGCGGTACAAACCGCCGCCCGCGCCTACGAGGGCATTCTGGACGACCTAGAGCGCGCCGACTTCGACAATTTCCGCCGCCGCGCCTACGTGAGTGGCCCCCGCAAACTGCTGATGCTGCCGCAGGCGTGGTGGGAACTGCGGGGCTTTATGGCGCGGGCGTAG
- a CDS encoding HDIG domain-containing metalloprotein has translation MLHLSPLQRLIRKVRGYAGKALRLSRSLSIRTAQPEDNWAAEYLTPEEARVYGGMDARDREHACRVARHLLRDYPQAEPEVVAAALLHDCGKSLRPYYVIERVLVGLIPNRLARLLPPVGAIGIRANHPELGAQLLARAGARPRVARLVARHHHPVGDPDAALLHHYDDLE, from the coding sequence ATGCTGCACCTCTCGCCCCTCCAGCGGCTGATTCGCAAGGTGCGCGGCTACGCGGGCAAGGCGCTTCGCCTGAGCCGGAGCCTGAGCATTCGCACGGCCCAGCCCGAAGACAATTGGGCCGCCGAATATCTGACGCCCGAAGAAGCCCGCGTGTACGGCGGGATGGACGCCCGTGACCGCGAACATGCCTGCCGTGTGGCCCGCCACCTGCTGCGCGATTATCCCCAAGCCGAGCCAGAAGTAGTGGCCGCCGCCCTGCTGCACGACTGCGGCAAAAGCCTGCGCCCGTATTACGTGATAGAGCGCGTGCTGGTGGGCCTGATTCCCAACCGCCTGGCACGGCTGCTGCCGCCTGTGGGGGCCATCGGCATCCGGGCCAATCACCCGGAATTGGGCGCACAATTGCTGGCCCGCGCCGGAGCAAGGCCGCGTGTGGCCCGACTGGTGGCCCGCCATCATCACCCGGTAGGCGATCCGGATGCCGCGCTGCTGCACCACTACGACGATCTGGAATAG
- a CDS encoding alpha/beta hydrolase, with product MTAESVVAAPAPQSWTFDAPVRGYKWAAHTPTTRGTVLLTHGFGEYAGRYVDRYHALIPTLQAAGFGVYGYDQRGHGESEGRRAVIRAHKLTEDHLKAREALRGLPGPLFAFGHSLGGLITASSVARDPRGLGGVILSSPALLVGANEPAWLKRLAPLLARIAPGLATTDLGTAGLSRMQAEIDAYQADKSIYQGKVPALTGASMLQLSAELWAHTARWNLPTLIVHGTEDKITDINGSRRLMQESPAADKRLVEIEGGYHELLNDDCRDEVRGLMVDWLLERTA from the coding sequence ATGACTGCTGAATCTGTGGTGGCCGCCCCCGCGCCCCAATCTTGGACATTCGACGCCCCCGTCAGAGGCTACAAATGGGCCGCCCACACGCCCACCACACGCGGCACCGTGTTGCTGACACACGGGTTCGGGGAATACGCGGGGCGCTACGTAGACCGCTATCACGCCCTGATTCCTACCTTGCAGGCGGCAGGATTCGGCGTGTACGGCTACGACCAGCGCGGGCACGGCGAGTCGGAGGGGCGGCGGGCCGTCATCCGTGCCCACAAGCTCACCGAAGACCACCTGAAGGCGCGGGAAGCCCTGCGGGGACTGCCGGGGCCGCTGTTTGCCTTCGGGCACTCGCTGGGCGGCCTGATTACGGCCAGTAGCGTGGCCCGCGACCCGCGTGGACTGGGCGGCGTCATCCTGTCCAGCCCCGCACTGTTGGTGGGCGCGAACGAACCAGCGTGGCTGAAGCGCTTGGCTCCCTTACTGGCCCGCATTGCGCCCGGCCTCGCCACCACCGACCTTGGCACGGCGGGCCTGTCACGGATGCAGGCTGAGATAGACGCCTATCAGGCCGACAAGTCTATCTATCAGGGCAAGGTTCCGGCCCTGACCGGCGCGTCCATGTTGCAACTCAGCGCCGAATTGTGGGCGCACACGGCCCGCTGGAATCTGCCCACCCTGATCGTTCACGGCACCGAAGACAAAATCACCGACATCAACGGCAGCCGACGCCTGATGCAGGAATCCCCCGCCGCCGACAAGCGCCTCGTCGAAATTGAGGGTGGCTACCACGAACTGCTGAACGACGACTGCCGGGACGAGGTGCGCGGCCTGATGGTGGATTGGCTGTTGGAGCGCACGGCCTAG
- a CDS encoding 30S ribosomal protein S1, giving the protein MEDNTQTPAHQDGTQPTTGTEAMDTATTDTATVNEAAPAAEVVAAPAETPAAPAPSEEREYPAMTMEDILASEAQEPQSVSRGDIVDGTIVFIGQDGIAVDIGAKVEGVIPLNQIGEEPVTLEQAQELYKSGDKIEAYVVRVDLPNSQIVLSKKRADQDKGWRVLEKMETENEAFEVDVLEKVRGGLVAQVEGIRAFLPASQVDTRRVNDLDPFVGHPLMVKLIELNRKRNRVIISHRAIMEAQKAKAREATVGQLEAGAQFEGEVVEITDFGVFVNLGGIDGLVHRSELTYGRFNHPRDVVKVGDKVQVQVIDVDEGRERINLSMKALTQDPWEGAVDRYSIGQKVTGKVTNLTNFGAFIELESGLEGLVHVSEMSWTKRVRHPNEVMKEGDEVEAVILRIDPKDRRISLGIRQTTDDPWSALPDRYPPGTQVKGKITGMTDFGVFMEIEEGIEGLIHISELDTARVNNPADLFKKGDEIEAVILNIDPVEQRASLSRRRFLGGGAPPRDYVSQGGGTRSDRFGASPGGAPGRGGQGGGAGGRGGRRGDSDYAFNAKDASQGGKISTKLGDVYADLFAQFGLSNDKKEDVQPVVAPEAAAPETDTQKSE; this is encoded by the coding sequence ATGGAAGACAACACCCAGACCCCCGCCCATCAGGACGGGACTCAGCCCACGACGGGCACCGAAGCGATGGACACTGCAACGACGGATACGGCCACTGTAAATGAGGCTGCGCCTGCTGCCGAAGTGGTCGCCGCACCCGCCGAAACGCCCGCCGCACCCGCCCCCAGCGAGGAACGCGAATACCCCGCCATGACCATGGAGGACATCCTCGCCAGTGAGGCGCAGGAACCCCAGAGCGTCTCGCGTGGCGATATCGTGGACGGCACCATCGTGTTCATCGGTCAGGACGGCATTGCCGTAGACATCGGCGCGAAGGTTGAAGGCGTCATTCCCCTCAACCAGATCGGCGAAGAGCCCGTGACCCTCGAGCAAGCGCAGGAGCTGTACAAGTCCGGCGACAAGATCGAGGCTTACGTGGTTCGCGTAGACCTGCCCAACAGCCAGATCGTGCTGAGCAAAAAGCGCGCCGATCAGGATAAGGGCTGGCGCGTGCTGGAAAAGATGGAAACCGAGAACGAGGCCTTTGAAGTCGACGTGCTTGAAAAAGTACGCGGCGGCTTGGTCGCGCAGGTGGAAGGCATTCGTGCGTTCCTGCCCGCCTCACAGGTGGATACCCGCCGCGTGAACGATCTCGATCCCTTTGTGGGACACCCCCTGATGGTCAAGCTAATCGAGCTGAACCGCAAGCGCAACCGCGTGATCATCAGCCACCGCGCCATCATGGAAGCCCAGAAGGCCAAAGCCCGTGAAGCCACGGTTGGTCAGCTGGAAGCCGGAGCGCAGTTCGAGGGCGAAGTCGTCGAGATCACCGATTTCGGTGTGTTCGTCAACCTCGGCGGTATCGATGGTCTGGTTCACCGCAGCGAACTCACCTACGGGCGTTTTAACCACCCCCGTGACGTGGTCAAGGTCGGGGACAAGGTTCAAGTTCAGGTCATCGACGTGGACGAGGGCCGTGAGCGCATCAACCTGAGCATGAAGGCCCTGACGCAAGACCCCTGGGAAGGTGCCGTAGACCGCTACAGCATCGGCCAGAAGGTCACGGGCAAGGTCACCAACCTGACCAACTTCGGCGCGTTCATCGAGCTGGAATCGGGCCTTGAGGGTCTGGTTCACGTCAGCGAAATGAGCTGGACGAAGCGTGTGCGTCATCCCAACGAAGTCATGAAGGAAGGCGACGAAGTGGAAGCCGTCATCTTGCGAATTGATCCCAAGGATCGCCGCATCAGCCTCGGTATTCGTCAGACCACGGATGATCCCTGGAGTGCGCTGCCTGACCGCTACCCACCCGGTACGCAGGTGAAGGGCAAGATCACCGGCATGACCGATTTCGGCGTGTTCATGGAGATCGAGGAAGGCATTGAGGGCCTGATTCACATCAGCGAACTCGATACCGCCCGCGTCAACAACCCCGCCGACCTGTTCAAGAAGGGCGACGAGATTGAGGCCGTGATCCTGAACATCGACCCCGTGGAGCAGCGTGCGAGCCTCAGCCGTCGCCGCTTCCTCGGTGGCGGCGCGCCCCCACGCGACTACGTCAGCCAGGGCGGCGGCACTCGCAGCGACCGCTTCGGCGCATCCCCCGGCGGCGCTCCTGGCCGTGGTGGTCAGGGTGGCGGCGCAGGTGGACGCGGTGGCCGTCGTGGCGACAGCGACTACGCTTTCAATGCGAAGGACGCCTCTCAGGGCGGCAAGATCAGCACCAAGCTCGGCGACGTATATGCCGACTTGTTTGCCCAGTTCGGCCTGAGCAACGACAAGAAGGAAGACGTTCAGCCTGTAGTGGCTCCTGAAGCGGCAGCCCCCGAAACCGATACTCAGAAAAGCGAGTAA
- a CDS encoding peptidylprolyl isomerase gives MKIAQDKVVELDYQLTVDGEIVDRSEPGEPLTYLHGHSNIIPGLEQAIEGRSAGETLQVTVQPEDGYGPRDEDNVDELDRADFEDDIEVGSTYYAQAEDGSVLPFTVMSMDGDTVKVDFNPPLAGQVLNFDVTVMSVRDATSEELEHGHAHSAGMHEHD, from the coding sequence ATGAAGATTGCCCAGGACAAAGTGGTGGAACTGGATTACCAACTCACCGTAGACGGCGAAATCGTTGATCGGAGCGAGCCGGGCGAGCCGCTGACTTACCTGCACGGCCACAGCAACATCATTCCCGGCCTGGAGCAGGCCATAGAAGGCCGCTCGGCAGGCGAAACGCTGCAAGTGACGGTGCAGCCCGAAGACGGCTACGGCCCCCGCGACGAAGACAACGTGGATGAATTAGACCGCGCCGATTTCGAGGACGACATTGAAGTGGGATCCACCTACTACGCGCAGGCTGAGGACGGAAGCGTGCTGCCCTTCACGGTCATGAGCATGGATGGCGACACCGTGAAAGTGGACTTTAATCCGCCGCTGGCAGGCCAGGTGCTGAACTTTGACGTGACGGTGATGAGCGTGCGCGACGCTACCTCCGAAGAACTGGAACACGGCCATGCCCACAGCGCGGGGATGCACGAGCACGATTAA
- a CDS encoding OsmC family protein — MADIARKANAQWMGNLREGKGTISSGSGTLKDAQYSFGTRFENGVGTNPEELLAAAHAGCFTMQLSALLAAHGHDPQDVRTEATCEMVRDGAGFKISAMKLSVRGKVGNIDDAEFQKHVAEAAEVCPLSRVMKGNIEISYDAVLE, encoded by the coding sequence ATGGCAGATATCGCACGGAAGGCAAACGCGCAGTGGATGGGCAACCTGCGCGAAGGCAAAGGCACCATCAGCAGCGGCAGCGGCACGCTGAAGGATGCCCAATATTCCTTCGGCACACGTTTTGAAAACGGCGTGGGCACCAACCCCGAAGAACTCCTGGCCGCCGCCCACGCAGGCTGCTTTACCATGCAGCTTTCGGCGCTGCTGGCCGCCCACGGGCACGATCCCCAGGACGTGCGTACGGAGGCCACCTGCGAAATGGTGCGCGACGGCGCGGGCTTCAAGATCAGCGCCATGAAACTGAGCGTGCGCGGCAAAGTCGGCAATATCGACGACGCCGAATTCCAGAAGCATGTGGCCGAGGCCGCCGAAGTCTGCCCACTGAGCCGCGTGATGAAGGGCAACATCGAAATTAGCTACGACGCTGTTCTGGAATAA
- the crtI gene encoding phytoene desaturase family protein, which yields MTPTPPSNPAQRKTALIIGSGIGGLSLGIRLQSLGFNTTILEKLDAPGGRAYQKRTEDGYVFDMGPTVITVPHFIEELFALKRDRAALTTPDYPAHVLEGERVREGESGGPRTREYVKLVPILPFYRIYFDDGTYFDYDGDPESTRRQILELAPDDLAGYERFHKDAGAIFERGFLELGYTHFGDMPTMLRVVPDLMKLDAVRTLFSFTSKYFQSPKLRQVFSFETLLVGGNPLSVPAIYAMIHFVEKTWGIHYAMGGTGALVRAFVQKFEELGGQIRYGAEVERVLVTDGKGKPVKRPTGARVARGVALADGEELHADITVSNGDWANLYLKLVPPQARLVNSDVRVRAARQSMSLLVIYFGFRRDGPNDRPLDLRHHNIILGPRYEELLTEIFGQKVLSKDFSQYLHVPTLTDPTLAPEGHHAAYTLVPVPHNASGLNWDVEGPKLVDRVLGFLEERGYIPNLRERLTHSEYITPDYFEGTLDAYMGNAFGPEPTLVQSAYFRPHNRSEDVRNLYLVGAGAQPGAGTPSVMMSAKMTARLIAQDFGIHPDILGGPDEVVVQAEPEAVGAAD from the coding sequence ATGACCCCTACTCCCCCATCCAATCCCGCCCAGCGCAAAACCGCCCTGATCATCGGCTCCGGCATCGGCGGCCTGAGCCTTGGTATCCGGCTGCAAAGTCTCGGATTTAACACCACCATTCTGGAAAAGCTGGACGCTCCCGGAGGGCGGGCCTATCAGAAACGCACCGAGGACGGCTACGTGTTCGACATGGGGCCGACGGTGATTACCGTGCCGCACTTTATTGAAGAATTGTTTGCGCTGAAACGTGACCGGGCGGCCCTGACCACGCCCGATTATCCGGCCCATGTGCTGGAGGGAGAGCGCGTGCGGGAAGGCGAAAGCGGCGGCCCGCGCACCCGCGAGTACGTGAAACTGGTGCCGATCTTGCCCTTCTACCGCATCTATTTCGATGACGGCACGTATTTCGATTACGACGGCGACCCCGAATCGACCCGCCGCCAGATTCTGGAACTGGCCCCCGATGATCTGGCAGGCTATGAGCGCTTCCATAAGGACGCCGGGGCCATCTTCGAGCGCGGCTTTTTGGAACTGGGCTACACGCACTTTGGCGATATGCCGACCATGCTGCGCGTGGTGCCCGACCTGATGAAACTGGACGCGGTTCGCACACTGTTCAGCTTTACCAGCAAGTATTTCCAGTCGCCCAAACTGCGGCAGGTCTTCAGCTTCGAGACCCTGCTGGTGGGCGGCAATCCGCTGAGCGTGCCCGCCATCTACGCCATGATCCACTTTGTCGAAAAGACCTGGGGCATTCACTACGCGATGGGCGGAACAGGCGCGTTGGTGCGGGCCTTTGTTCAGAAATTTGAGGAATTGGGCGGCCAGATTCGCTATGGCGCGGAAGTGGAGCGGGTGCTGGTGACAGACGGCAAGGGGAAGCCCGTCAAACGGCCCACAGGCGCACGGGTGGCGCGGGGCGTGGCGCTGGCGGACGGCGAGGAACTGCACGCCGATATCACGGTCAGCAACGGCGACTGGGCCAACCTATACCTGAAATTGGTGCCGCCGCAGGCCCGCCTCGTCAACAGCGACGTGCGGGTGCGGGCGGCCCGCCAGAGCATGAGCCTGCTCGTCATCTACTTCGGCTTCCGGCGCGACGGCCCCAACGACCGCCCGCTGGACTTGCGCCACCACAACATCATTCTGGGGCCACGCTACGAGGAACTGCTCACCGAAATCTTTGGTCAGAAGGTGCTGAGCAAGGACTTCAGCCAGTACCTGCATGTGCCGACGCTGACCGATCCGACTCTTGCCCCCGAGGGCCACCACGCCGCCTATACGCTGGTGCCCGTGCCGCACAATGCCAGCGGCCTGAACTGGGATGTGGAAGGGCCAAAACTGGTCGACCGCGTGCTGGGCTTTCTGGAGGAACGCGGCTACATTCCGAACCTGCGCGAGCGCCTCACGCACAGCGAATACATCACGCCCGACTATTTTGAGGGTACGCTGGACGCCTACATGGGCAACGCCTTCGGGCCAGAGCCGACGCTGGTGCAAAGTGCGTATTTCCGGCCCCATAACCGCAGCGAAGACGTTCGGAATCTGTATCTGGTGGGCGCAGGCGCACAGCCCGGTGCAGGCACCCCCAGCGTGATGATGAGCGCCAAGATGACGGCCCGCCTGATCGCGCAGGACTTCGGCATTCACCCCGATATTCTGGGTGGCCCGGATGAAGTGGTGGTGCAGGCCGAGCCGGAAGCGGTGGGCGCGGCGGACTGA